A genomic segment from Bubalus kerabau isolate K-KA32 ecotype Philippines breed swamp buffalo chromosome 14, PCC_UOA_SB_1v2, whole genome shotgun sequence encodes:
- the ZFP41 gene encoding LOW QUALITY PROTEIN: zinc finger protein 41 homolog (The sequence of the model RefSeq protein was modified relative to this genomic sequence to represent the inferred CDS: inserted 2 bases in 1 codon) has product MEKPTGKKNKTRTPEAEVHVQKDTAKEEKASGKEQPNQSPTLAQKHRKEARLSPENEKHMFEAFDASLKDDFEGVPLFTPFQRKKPYECSKCESLFKHKMDYVRHXRVHTGEKPFQCARCRKIFRHSSDVTKHWRIHPREEPFKCSECGKAFNCSSNLLKQQKTHTGEKPYRCKKYGKNFAYSSCLIRHLKHHPWKKH; this is encoded by the exons ATGGAGAAGCCCACAGGCAAGAAAAATAAGACCCGGACCCCAGAGGCAGAAGTGCACGTGCAGAAGGACACTGCCAAAGAAGAGAAGGCATCTGGGAAAGAACAGCCAAACCAGAGCCCCACTTTGGCCCAAAAGCACAGGAAGGAAGCCCGCCTCAGTCCTGAGAATGAGAAACACATGTTTGAGGCCTTTGATGCTTCGCTTAAAGATGACTTTGAAGGAGTTCCCCTGTTCACTCCCTTCCAGAGGAAGAAGCCCTACGAATGTAGCAAATGTGAGAGCCTCTTTAAGCACAAGATGGATTATGTTCGTCA CAGAGtccacactggagagaagccctTCCAGTGTGCCCGGTGCAGGAAGATATTCAGGCACAGCTCTGATGTGACAAAGCACTGGAGGATTCACCCCAGAGAAGAGCCCTTTAAATGTAGTgagtgtggcaaagcctttaactgCAGTTCCAATCTCCTGAAACAACAGAAAACCCATACCGGAGAGAAGCCATACAGATGTAAGAAGTATGGAAAGAACTTTGCCTACAGTTCATGTCTCATTCGCCATCTGAAACATCACCCATGGAAGAAGCATTGA